From a single Leptidea sinapis chromosome 1, ilLepSina1.1, whole genome shotgun sequence genomic region:
- the LOC126979654 gene encoding uncharacterized protein LOC126979654 isoform X4 has product MVTGSYRKRRDDELNSRFKPFWQIDDYNMRPEHQLKSIRYTTISNKRTQNRKYLKSTRVPTTEYITIRKNNVKHFTEKYLSFDELLRLRKVSADIYGARRAGENTTATTASADTKAQENTTEYTANTPFKRLKHCSRKLTCTWTAASLTNDPNKNRGSRTPPGYVEGCTRTSTCTRDDMNRNKMASTTDPSIEVESDSGGDDDDYCEKRALDIQRRNANIDIHDKTSLSLRDQEHSSSIIKPLDAINGNDKYACECDDSIRKKRELNEDDELVTKKCHKKRSKLSYGELFYLVVKKILSNWKNSDQNMSKRNCLCNSSVGGIVSNELVLTMSVTLNFVFISLKI; this is encoded by the exons ATGGTCACAGGCag CTACAGAAAAAGAAGAGACGACGAACTGAATTCAAGATTCAAACCATTTTGGCAAATAGATGATTATAATATGAGGCCAGAACatcaattaaaatcaataaGGTATACGACAATATCAAATAAAAGGACtcaaaatagaaaatacttgAAGTCTACAAGAGTACCAACTACAGAGTACattacaataagaaaaaataatgtaaagcattttacagaaaaatatttatcttttgaTGAGCTATTGCGTTTGCGAAAAGTCTCAGCTGACATTTACGGTGCTCGTCGTGCTGGAGAAAACACGACAGCAACTACAGCTAGTGCCGATACAAAGGCCCAAGAAAACACTACGGAATATACAGCAAACACACCATTCAAGCGGCTAAAGCATTGTTCTCGAAAATTGACTTGTACTTGGACAGCAGCCTCATTGACAAATGATCCCAATAAAAATAGAGGTTCCCGTACGCCACCTGGTTATGTTGAAGGCTGCACGCGTACGTCTACTTGCACTCGTGATGACATGAACAGAAACAAAATGGCGTCAACAACAGATCCAAGCATTGAAGTAGAAAGTGATTCAGGTGGCGACGATGATGATTATTGCGAAAAACGAGCCTTGGATATACAACGAAGAAATGCAAATATTGATATTCATGATAAAACTAGTTTATCCCTACGTGATCAAGAACACTCGAGTTCTATTATAAAGCCTCTCGATGCAATTAACGGTAATGATAAATACGCTTGCGAATGTGATGattctataagaaaaaaaagagAATTAAATGAAGATGATGAACTCGTCACTAAGAAATGTCATAAGAAACGCTCAAAACTGTCATATGGTGAGTTATTCTATTTGGtcgttaaaaaaattttaagtaattgGAAGAATAGTGATCAAAATATGTCGAAAAGAAATTGTTTGTGTAATTCATCTGTTGGAGGAATAGTTTCTAATGAGCTTGTATTAACAATGTCTGtaactttaaattttgtatttattagcttaaagatataa